The nucleotide sequence AATGTATTTCACGGAAGAAGAGCGGCCAATCGGTATTCAAATCTACGGCGGTCTCGAAACCTCGATGGAAGGTGCGGCTAAGATGGCTGAAGAAATGCAGCCAGATTTCATAGACATTAACGCCGGTTGTTGGGTTAGAAACGTGGTTGGTCAGGGTGCCGGTGCGGGACTGCTTAAAGATATTTCAAAAATGGAAAGTGTAGTTTCAACAGTCGTGAAATCAGTTAGTTTACCCGTGACAGTCAAAACACGATTGGGTTGGGACGATACCAATATTAAAATAATCGAAGTTGCAAAAATGGTGGAGAGTGTGGGGGCAGCAGCTTTGACAGTCCATTGCCGAACTCGTTCACAAGCCCACAAAGGCAAAGTTGATTATAGCTGGATACCGAAAATCAAGCAGGCAGTTAAGATCCCAATTATAGTCAATGGCGGAATCACTACACCTGAAATTGCTAAGTATGTTTTCGATTCAACTGGCTGCGATGGAATTATGATTGGGCAAGGTGCGATTCAAAATCCGTGGATATTTAAAGAAACAAAATATTACTTAAAAACTGGTGAACATTTGACGCCAGTTACAATCGAAAAGCGAATTGAGACATTAATTGAACATCTAAAACTTTCGGTGCAATTCAAAGGCGAGCGAACCGGTGTAATTGAATTCCGGAAATATTATACAGGATATTTGAGAAACGCTCCCGATGTTGCAAAACTCCGAAACGAGTTAATGAAATTTACTGAAGTAGAGCCGATAGTAGAAAAATTGAAAAGCTATTCAGCTGTTACGCACGGAAATCAGTTTCAAGCTTGAATCTTAATGAAGTAATTATTAAATTTGATTAAACCTTTCACACAATTTCTCCCTAAAAACTTGTCGTTTTCACGCCGACTATTTTTTAAAAATATGAAAACTGGCAGTAGGGTCGGATTATGGATAACAAACAAATCGCAGAAATATTGGAAGAAATCGGAACGCTGCTTGAATTAAGAGGCGAGAACCTCTTCAAGTGCCGTGCGTACCATAACGCCTCGCGTGTCGTTGCTGCTCTAACAACTGAATTGAGTCTATTAATCGAGAGTGGTGAGATCAAAAAAGTAAAAGGAATCGGTGAAGGTTTAGCCGAAAAGTTGGCTGAACTTGTTGATACGGGCAAACTCAAATATTACGAGGAGTTAAAAAAGTCGCTTCCGTCTGGATTACTCGATATGCTTCGGATACCGGGTTTAGGCCCTAAGCGGATCAAGATTTTATATGACAAACTGAACATCACAACAATCGAGAAACTAAAAGAAGCTGCTGAAAAAAAAGAGCTCGAGGAACTCGATGGGTTCGGCGAAAAAATAGAAGTAAATATTTTAAAAGGCATCGAGCAACTAAAAAAACACGCCGATAAATTTCTCTATCCCGTAGCCAAAAAATCTGCTGATAAAATTATCAGCGATTTAAAGAAACTAAAATCGGTTCTCCAAATTGAATTAGCAGGAAGTTTACGGCGTAAGAAAGAGATTATCGGAGATATCGATATTCTTGTGAGTGCTAAAATAAAAGATACACCAAAAATAATGGATGCTTTCGTGAAGTATCCTGATGTCGCTGAAGTTATTGCAAAAGGTGAAACAAAATCAAGCGTCATCCTGCAAAACGGAATCCACTGCGATTTGCGTGTAGTGAGTGAAGCAGAATTCCCGTTTGCTCTGGCATACTTTACAGGAAGCAAGGAACACAATGTTGAGATGAGGTCGCTCTCGAAAAAATTTGGTATGAGTTTAAATGAATACGGTTTCTCTGAAATTGGAACAGAAGAAACGAGAGGCAAATCAAAACAAAAAATAAAATGTAAAACCGAATCGGAAATTTATAAAACACTTGGACTTGAATTCGTTGTACCCGAACTGCGTGAAAATTCTGGAGAACTTGAAGCAGCGGCGACCGGAAAACTTCCGAACTTAATAGAGGAAAATGATATACGTGGCACATTCCACTGCCATACAAAATACAGCGACGGTTTCAACACACTTGCCGAAATGGCTGAAGCTTCGCAAAAACTAGGTTGGGAATATTTAGGAATCGCTGAACATAGCAAATCGGCAGCGTATGCCGGCGGGCTTGATGAAAACAAAGTTAAACAACAGTTAGAAGAAATTGATGGCTTGAACAAATCTTTCAAAAATTTTCGTATATTGAAAGGGATTGAGGTAGATATTCTTTCCGACGGAAGTTTAGATTTTTCCGATAAAATTTTAGAACTTTTTGATTTTGTAATTTGTGCAATTCATACTAAATTTAATATGCCGGAAAAAGATATGACCAGACGGATTATAAAAGGTATGAAAAATAAATATGTTACAATGCTTGCTCATCCGACAGGAAGATTGCTGCTCGAACGTGAACCTTATCCTGTGAATATGTTTGAAATAATTAAAGCAGCATCCGATTTCGGAAAAGTTATTGAAATTAATGCACATCCGTCGCGCCTCGACCTCGATTGGAGGTTGTGCAAGTTCGCGAAAAAGACAGGTGTAAAAATAGCAATCAATCCGGATGCGCATAATATCAATAGTTTAACTGACGTTTTTTACGGTGTTGGTATTGCACGCAAAGGATGGCTCGAAAAATCGGATGTTATAAATACTCGCTCGCTCAAAGATATTACTAAATACTTAAATATTAAATAATTTATAAACGTTATGCGAAATTTATTTTGGGGCTTGGTTTTAATAACTCTAGGGGTTCTTTTCCTATTAGATAATTTGGGAATTGCTGACTTTAGTTATTTAATACGAACTTATTGGCCCGTTATTTTTATCCTGTGGGGTATTCACGTTTTATTAAGAAAAAAAAATCAAAGCCATATTGAAATAACTACTGAACCGTCGGAGTCTCTTGGCGACTTGATTCATCGTTCAAATATTTTTGGAGATGAATCGTTTTCTGTAAATTCACAAAATTTTAAAGGCGGTTCTATCTCAAATGTTTTCGGTGATATTAATTTAGATTTGTCGAAAACTGTAATCGCTGACGGTGAACACGTACTTCGTCTCAATTCAGTTTTTGGTGATACAATTATTCAAGCTCCAAAAGATTGCGCTATTGCAGTTACAGCGAGTGTTGTCTTCGGTGATTTAAAAGTTTTTAATGAAAAAGCTGAGGGGATTTTTAAAGACATTAATACATCCT is from Bacteroidota bacterium and encodes:
- the dusB gene encoding tRNA dihydrouridine synthase DusB, with the protein product MKLGNLNIAQPIALAPMEGITDTSFRIICKRLGANIVYTEFVNAEGLVRLSEKTKHKMYFTEEERPIGIQIYGGLETSMEGAAKMAEEMQPDFIDINAGCWVRNVVGQGAGAGLLKDISKMESVVSTVVKSVSLPVTVKTRLGWDDTNIKIIEVAKMVESVGAAALTVHCRTRSQAHKGKVDYSWIPKIKQAVKIPIIVNGGITTPEIAKYVFDSTGCDGIMIGQGAIQNPWIFKETKYYLKTGEHLTPVTIEKRIETLIEHLKLSVQFKGERTGVIEFRKYYTGYLRNAPDVAKLRNELMKFTEVEPIVEKLKSYSAVTHGNQFQA
- the polX gene encoding DNA polymerase/3'-5' exonuclease PolX, which translates into the protein MDNKQIAEILEEIGTLLELRGENLFKCRAYHNASRVVAALTTELSLLIESGEIKKVKGIGEGLAEKLAELVDTGKLKYYEELKKSLPSGLLDMLRIPGLGPKRIKILYDKLNITTIEKLKEAAEKKELEELDGFGEKIEVNILKGIEQLKKHADKFLYPVAKKSADKIISDLKKLKSVLQIELAGSLRRKKEIIGDIDILVSAKIKDTPKIMDAFVKYPDVAEVIAKGETKSSVILQNGIHCDLRVVSEAEFPFALAYFTGSKEHNVEMRSLSKKFGMSLNEYGFSEIGTEETRGKSKQKIKCKTESEIYKTLGLEFVVPELRENSGELEAAATGKLPNLIEENDIRGTFHCHTKYSDGFNTLAEMAEASQKLGWEYLGIAEHSKSAAYAGGLDENKVKQQLEEIDGLNKSFKNFRILKGIEVDILSDGSLDFSDKILELFDFVICAIHTKFNMPEKDMTRRIIKGMKNKYVTMLAHPTGRLLLEREPYPVNMFEIIKAASDFGKVIEINAHPSRLDLDWRLCKFAKKTGVKIAINPDAHNINSLTDVFYGVGIARKGWLEKSDVINTRSLKDITKYLNIK
- the liaF gene encoding cell wall-active antibiotics response protein LiaF; the protein is MRNLFWGLVLITLGVLFLLDNLGIADFSYLIRTYWPVIFILWGIHVLLRKKNQSHIEITTEPSESLGDLIHRSNIFGDESFSVNSQNFKGGSISNVFGDINLDLSKTVIADGEHVLRLNSVFGDTIIQAPKDCAIAVTASVVFGDLKVFNEKAEGIFKDINTSSPGYQTASKKIRIHVSQIFGDLRLL